ttatcaagttgtatagtttaatataaaagcgatataaaatacaagacggtatcatttctatattactcactgaaaataaagttgtctgttctgtcagccacttcgagttctggaaaacatgacagttctcgtttcgaactgcttcagaccggccgtacagtctcagcgcatgcctattacgataatactgggacttagtccgtcgagcgcctaggaggggaactctgtctgagtcgcaactttgaaggccctgggtgcatcaggattaacactcacacatcgtgccgtggttggtatgtggcctagaggacgtactgaacgaaaataggcgatgacatttgcagaatttgactgtctttgtcgaaaaatcgtagtctaaacatgggcgatgtgcaaaaatcgacggaatccccataggcgcaatgcattaaaattcatttggccagggtgcactaggcttatattctgctggtgccttgcatgtctccaggggttctttacatggtgttcttctctattaggcgatgacatcttaaaaattttattctgttttgctgttaattggcataaacgctgtctcccattgaattaacatcctgcaaggcagcttcccgcatagcggctgagtatagtgacggaggGCGCCGGctggggggtgaccgcgaattttgggattgacAAAGAAATGATTCCGAACAACGCCGCTCACACCGATGAACTGACGCACCCTTTCGTCTCAATACACTTGAGAATACCCTTTGAATTCTGAGTATACGGTTACAGTCTCTCGCCTGGCGCTGGCTGGCGCTTCTCACTTTCCTTCTGGCGTCTacatcttcatttttgttttgtttaatcCCCTACAAATGTTATTAAGGTCGCTGAGATAAGATATAAACCATTTGCATAGGTCGGTCGACAAACCATACATGGATAATTTACCGATGAGCAGTTGATGGTTGACAGAATCAAAATCCTTAGACACATCAAAATAAACGTACTTGCTTTCGCTTGCAGGTGTGTTCAGATAGAAAATTCATGTAAGTAACAAGGTTAGACTCTACAGATCTGCCGGGGAAAAAACCATGTTGCGTAGTAGTGAGAAAATGCTTACAGTAGTGAGATAAACATGAAAACAATACCTTTTCAAATATTTTTGAGAAGCAAGGTAGCAAAGAGATTACGCGGCGAGGGTGTCCGTCTTGGCATGAGTTGTTGaccgatgctgttatctcattgatacacgcaaAGGTGGACAGCAAATCCAATAAATTTCCTACTAGACcccgtgcatcctcatttgttttatcacaaatctgaaaatgccccaTTGAGCGAACGCTGCCACCTTCGCATGTATAAATGAGGTAAAGCCATCGGCAATTATGTGAAGACATAATtgcagtaaccacaaacaaacatcgcgatggtaaccacagctaagggcaacgccgagtcaacagctcatggcaaggcggacacccccgcaacaacagtgagacagtcgaaacactattttcctttatttctcgtaagagccgctagAGTTGCTCTCTCTCCGActttagctccgccagtcgaagtagctttccagttaactctgcttcgagctgtacattggattcccgcacacttgggaaccgctcaccattcctcctctcccggttaAACGGGcgaagcgtgtcctttcaagtatcccgctttcggtggttctgggcgctcggatgaaaagagcatttgggggatatgggtcactgccacccgcgtgtcCAGATCAACGGAATGCCCAGAACCTCTGaatattttttcggatgaaatgagcttttggttgacttgggacatcggtggaagtgggcgtttggaggatatcAGCTGCTACCGATGATGGCATTCCAGCCTAGACTGGGAAGTTATCGGAATGTACCCAATTTGGgcgccggttgtgctgtctgtaTGTTTCTTttgggttttcttcagacgctttaagaaAAATGGTCCGCACAGTTCCCTGAGAAGAGACGCTTCGGTATGCCCTGTTAGTCATTTGCGTAATCTTTTGGCTTGTTTCTCAACTCCTCTGTCATTGAAGATAATCGATAGTACATATGAGTCTCAAATTCAACTGCAGGAACGTAAAAGTTGTACATTGTCGTGCGAGTTACGTAGTCGACGTGTTACGTAGTTACGTGTCGACGTGAATCTGGTAGGCAGACAGGTGGACGCGCTACTTTCAAGTAAACGCTGGTTAAAAATGACTCATCGTAGGTCAACCTTCTACCAAAAGCTGCAACGAAAGGTTCATCACACTTTGTCAAATGTGGGTGAGCAAGCTTCCAGCGGTTTTTCGCATGCTGTTTCGACGGCTTTGCTCTCACCTGTTGACACTACACTTGGAGCTGCAGAGAATGAGCTACTGGAAGAAACAACCAATTTCTCCACAGTGCATCTTTCTGCATAATAAAACAATGTTACCAATGCACAAGTCTGGAGCCTTTCTGGAGAAATATAAAAGCGTGCAAATTATGTCAACACTAAGTTGGCATACAAAACAAAACTGACAGAAATATAAAAAGTCAATATACGTCCCCTGCACTGCCCATTTTGATCCGTTAATGTCCGCACGGGACATCCCTGGGCGCTACAATGGCGCTGCTTTTCTGGCTCATTCTGACCTTCTCTCACACATAAAACGGACCTAAAAAGGATGTATATCGGACGTCCGAATGTTCGTTCTCGAATATTCCCCGGACATCCACAGGAGTGCAATGTGTTGTTGGGGGACAACGCCACGAACTTCGTTAAAGGGATACTTCGGAACGATCGGTGAAAAAAATTACCGCACATTGTAGTCGATGCACTACATCCACAGTATACCTGCCATcagctttgtttctttctcatgTGGCGACAGTACTGCCTTGCCGCAATGGACAATCACAAGAACAGGACGGCGATTTTTACTGACGGCTCGACGACGACCTCAGGATCTGCATCTGCATTTGTGGTACCAGAGCATAGTAGGGAAGGGATCGCGAGACTATCGCATCGCACGTCGTCGACCATGGCTGAGTTAGTTGCGATTAAAATGGCAATAGATTATATAGGCACAAGGGAGATACCGGCTCAGTGGGTTATCTACTGTGACTCCAAGGCTGGACTTGAAGCTATACAATCGTTCTTGACTGGCGGACGTATTAATCCAGTTGTTCACGACATACTGAAAGAATATGCAAGATCGTACATCACCGGTCATGACGTCCTCATccagtggatacctggccacaTTGGCATACCGGGTAATGAGGCCGCAGACAAATTAGCGGACGTAGCACATCTTTCGTCAACAAACTATGTGGTGCCATTTTTCAAGGCAGACGTGAAATCGCTACTTCAGTCCATTTCAAGAGCAGGTATGGAGGAACAGTGGCAGGAAGCTGATCGCCGATCATCTCTCCTCTTCAAGATCGACCCGGAAGGGAAATACAGGTTCCCATCCGGTACACAGAGGCCCATTGAGACGCTGCTCCATCGTTTTCGGTTAAATGTCCCGTACGGTCAACAGTTCCTCCACAAGATTGGGCGGGCAGACTCTGCAGACTGTTCAGTGTGTGCGAcagtggaggacactgagcacattctCCTGCATTGTACAAAGTATGCTCCACAAAGGGCTAGGTTGATGTATACCCTCGACCGCCTAGACAACAGGCGTTTTGACGTGGTGAAAGTGCTCGGACTGTGGGACCCAAGAAAGCGAGACACTGCCTTTGCGGCACTTGAGAACTTCCTTGTGAGCTGCGGCATGGAACTCATATTTTAGGATTTTGTGCGAGTGCCCCTATCAGTGTGTATCTTTGTAGTGTGTATTTGTAGTGTGTATCTTTACAttagtgtgtatctgtttctctgcatgttctagtgatatttattcacttgcacctagtgtactaacacactaattgttggggatggggaatgtactttgtttgtttttggttgtttgtaggttgttgttttgttttgggagtagcagaactagtcaggagacaagttcaatttctccctggttttcttttaaataatcaatcaatcaatcatgtggcgaattatgcctcaaataagTGACCAATCAAACTGAAACAGGAACGTGGAGAGGAGTCGCAGAAACTTTCCCCTCCAAGGGCCAACGCTTTacgttagagccctgcaccatccgcggatggaagcggatatccgcggatatccccaaggtacttgcggattcggatgaaaatttagcacttcctgcggtgtgcggatcggatgcggatggctcgaggtcggatgcggtcGGACGCGGGTGTGaaagcagcggatcggtagcggatcggatgcggttgcaccgcgtgctgtaatttttcgacCAGCAGTTTATTTGTACTGCGCGCCGTCAGCGAGCGCATGCttgggttcacctttgaccatgctcGGCCAAGAcaggagaggaggcattctacCATATCGAATCACGCGAGAACCGGCGGGGTAGCGTTCTACGCGTcgcagaagtctctccatatcgcgtttgttgaaaggcttacctttgcttgtcgtcgtgagtccttccgtgacagcatggaggcatccgaaattataccaacatatgcttcctgcggtctttacgcgccctacgaaacgtgcggatcggatgcggatggtgcgttttcctCAGCggttcggatgcggatgtaaactgttgtgtatgctgcggatgcggatcggacgcggataacgtgtgcgcggatgcggtgCAAAAATTCTCATCTGCGCAGAGCTCTACTTTACGTCATCCTGCATGAAGCGGACAAGTAGTATAACACGTTGGTCGTATGCGCTGTGTTACattcccaaaacaaaacaatggACGAAGATTCGGTATCAGATCACTCAGACACCGATAGAAAGAAACAGCGGTCACCTGCTTTTCGGAGAGTCAGGATACAGCGCAGgaatgagatgactaatgcacggtgacgttggccgaccagagaaagaaagaagaaatagggtaaggtggggcaagatgcgacattttttgctcgacgccgcccgTCTCAAAGACGTGTTGCTCCATTCggtgaaactttactcataggtggctctgcatgtccctTTATTGCAattgagaattgtccggattggtgatTTCATCATTCATCTACATATACGCAAAATATTggcactcttggttattcggtgtttaactgaaaaattaatgcatccgatgatatgcacggggcaagacgcgacagcttaatgtaatttaaatgtcatgcaatttaaatttaatgtaatttagaaaccgATAAGTAAgctattaggtggctttatgcttgttcctcagagattccGTTTTctgcatattgcctaggattttccagcacattttcctgtttcctaggatatttatagtaaagcagaagcgcactcaaaagcgagGGACCAGCTACACATCACACTaacggtgccttgtttgcaaaggacggtggagggaaataacatcgggttctgtgtggttttatagCACATTATGTGGGCGGTGGTCACAAGGAGGCTGTGTGgatgcttggattgcaaaaacaaaTTTGTATAGTtgattaccacggcgtgtctcaccttgccccatgcgatgtctcgtcttgacCCGATGGTTTTGGCAAGATGAAataatctgcatttttgaatttcttgttctgcgtttattttagaaccggctccgtccgttctgatttacagatcagaagatctagacctctgagaatgtgcctatggctagtttttttttaaacacgaaaaataaaacttccatattcaattgcaaatttctgtgtCATCTTGCCCCATCTTCCCCTACTTCCATCGGCCCTCGGTGGGAGCCaaactttttcaaatttcaaaagCCATTTTTATGATTCCACCTTCgttttcaagtgagatatttcacagctgtgttcagttcgtgtaaatggttgtgggaataccgcaagcttgaaatccatttAGTTGCGAAGTCTCCTTCTAAGGCGTTGCGGTAAATCGCGTGGCAAGCACCACTTTACAATTTCACCTGCGTCACTTGTACTTGCTCTGTTTTCCGTACATTTCTTTATTGTTCCCTCtgttgtatgtgtgtatgtgtgtgtgtcccttccAATTTATTCAAATTGTACGATATTCTCCGGCTCGACACAGAGTCTTCGGCACTCCCTTCGAGTCTAGCCCGCCTTGCGAAGAAGAGCAGAACGCTGAAATGGTGGAAATAACGGAAATGCTTGACGGAAACCCATCGAATGAAAATATCACCCTGCCGTATCACCAGCGATGTGCTGCGCACACCTTGAACTTGGTCGTTGGTGTAGACGCTGAGGCAGCCCTCTACAGCACTTCGTACCGAAGGGTCTCACAATCAGCGTTTACTAAGTGCAGATCCCTTTGGAAAAAGCAAAAGCAATCCGCGCAAGAAGCAGAAATCGTAAAAGGAAAACTTGGGAGGTTATATCCCAGTTCCTAATTCCACGCGGTGGAACAGCACCTACGCCGCAATGGAGTTCATCAACAATGAAGGCGAGAGCAAGCTCGGCACACTGTGTGATGCCGTCTGTCTTCCAAGGCTGAGTACAGACGATATGGAATTCATCAAGGAATACTGCCAGGTAACAATAGTTTTCACGTGACTGACTGTAGAGGGCAATGATTATCTTGACATGCATTTCTTCCTGAGGGCAATGACACCCGTTGCAAGTCCGCTGGACATTTTACGTGGTGAGGAATACATGTTCATGGAAGGTTTACTTCCAACACTTCACTCCGTTGTCCGCCGCCTTGACACTCTCCCACAGATGCTGCATGCATGTCCTTGGTGAATTCATTGTTGCGAACACCGAAGAAGAGGTGAGATTCGAAGCGTTATAAGAAGGCACGTGAAAACTTGTTGTTACATTTACACGTAGGTTCGACGATTAGTGGGAGAGGAGAGATCTCATTATTGCTGCAACATCTCACTCCCGAATTCAGTTTCACATGGTTGGAAGGAGCACAAAGGGACAGGGCTACTGAGGTCCTGCTCCAGAAGTACAGATTATTGGAACAACAGCAAGAGGTGCCACACCATCTGTAATCAAAGATCGGAACCGGAAGTGAACCCAAACTGAAAACCggaaaaacgttattttctacCGAACCCGAGccaaaccgaacccgaacaattttttggCTTGTCGTGAATccaaccggaactgaaccgaaaataATTTGATACGGTTACCAGTTCGGGAATCGATTCAGatgtgaaataattgtactaccgACTGACAGCttaattatttatttttgtacgaTGCCATATGAGTGTAGAAGTTTGTGACCGTAGTGCCAGTTTTTTGCCGGAACAAATGAAGGCCCTGACCGGATTCTCCCAAAAGGCTTCCAGTACTTCgctttaaagggtctctgaccagaagctgtagagccttttccgcagtggctaccgatagaatacacaaaagcaacttcacatacgaaaatgcatgcctcaacacctcgtagttttcgtaaactcgaattttgaacatcgcggttcacgccgacgctggcacacctagcgtcaaaccaagaaaacgtacgcatatatagaaaactcatctggtcatcccactgggatgacgtcaatcgcccatgcgatcagcgcgcagaatgccgtcacgtgatcgagcactacaacaacaactttcagcaagaaccaacatttttacgccgatatactgttgtcacaatgtctggaaataaaaagtatatatatacttcgaaatctacgacctgttttataactgcgataatccaattagcgacttccgtggaaagaggagctacgaggctacgagctacgacgactttcgggacccagcgcgctatttcactgcgttagcgtagtgtgtgtatttccaagtttttctttatttatatcttttggaacaacgaccaatttatcgaggtacagcccttacttcatttaacgtgcctcggttgtgtcgtcaaagcgagatttctcggcgtgcattcagttccgtacgatactgcgcgttcaaccgcagcggcaggataATACCgcggcggattttgccaatcgtatttgaagaatgcagactatgagacggacccctcagtttgagtacaaagaacctccgcctacagcagtccgcagtgctttccttgaatctatcttccaagactgttgcatctggacgtgacgaggttagtgtcttctgtataatttatacagtgattactctccttgtgagaattacgttgtggcatgcagatgttaggagaccatttacgcaacaaagaaaaatacggattaaagcaaattgaagtttacgcactaaatcaaaagattactgtacaattctgagtgttgttgaatgcagccatgccaatgcagtaagcaacattcacagtacgtaaaatgaagctgtgt
This portion of the Ornithodoros turicata isolate Travis chromosome 3, ASM3712646v1, whole genome shotgun sequence genome encodes:
- the LOC135389600 gene encoding uncharacterized protein LOC135389600, with translation MDNHKNRTAIFTDGSTTTSGSASAFVVPEHSREGIARLSHRTSSTMAELVAIKMAIDYIGTREIPAQWVIYCDSKAGLEAIQSFLTGGRINPVVHDILKEYARSYITGHDVLIQWIPGHIGIPGNEAADKLADVAHLSSTNYVVPFFKADVKSLLQSISRAGMEEQWQEADRRSSLLFKIDPEGKYRFPSGTQRPIETLLHRFRLNVPYGQQFLHKIGRADSADCSVCATVEDTEHILLHCTKYAPQRARLMYTLDRLDNRRFDVVKVLGLWDPRKRDTAFAALENFLVSCGMELIF